atggtgggcactgaggggggtacttcacgggatgagcactgggtgttattctgtatgttggcaaattgaatgccaataaaaaataaatttattaaaaaaatttaaaaggggatactttttgaattatttaatgtTGTGTCTGTGAACCAAGAAAAATCACCCTGAAAAGCTTTTAatttcaactaatatttaacaagGGGATAAAGAACACCtgaatggggcacctgagtggctcattcagttaagcgtctgccttcagctcaggtcatgatcctggggccatgggatcgagcccctcatcaggcttcctgctcagcctgcttctccctctctctctgccccttccctccctgcccattTGTACACgctctctcttgctttcattctacaaatagataaataaaatcttaaaaaaaaaagaacactcaatGAAGAAAGTATAGTTTCTTCAACAGAGGTGTAGGAAAACTGGATAAGCCATGCATCTCTATTtcacaccactcacaaaaattaacctgAAATGGATCAAAggcttaaacataagacctgataccacaaaattcctagaagaagGTGTAGGGAAGAAGCTCCACAACATGAGTCTTGGCAATCATTTCTTGCATATGACACtgaaagcacaaacaacaaaagcaaagtcAACAAATAGTTCTACATCAAACTCAAAGTCTCCTGCTCAGCAAAACAAACAATTGCCAAAATGAAAGGACTatctactgaatgagagaaaatttttgcaaaccatatattggATAAGTGTTAACCCAAAATGTATGAGGAATTCATACAACttaataacaaaaacacaaacaatccaacttaaaaatgagttaaactaaatagacatttttccaaagatgacatccaaatggccaacagacacataagaagatactcaacatcactcatcatcagggaaacataaataaaaatcacaatgcagtatcacctcacacttgtaaGAATGGTtatcatcaagaagacaaaagaaaagaggtGTTAGggaagaatggctaaaattaacaagacaggagacaacaaatgttggagaggatgtggagaaaggggaaccctcttacactgttggtgggaatgcaagctggtgcagccactctggaaaacatggaagttcctcaagaagttaaaaatagaggtaccctatgacccaacaattccactactgggtatttaccccaaagatataaatgcaatgatctgaaggggcacatgcTCCTctcaaagtttatagcagcaatgaccacaatagccaaactatgaaaaaagctcagatgtccatcgacagatgaatagataaagaaggtctgatatatatacataattcagTCATCAAAACGGATGGATACTTAACACTTACatcagtgtggatggaactggaggatattatgctgagtgaaataagtcaatccaagaaagacaattatcatatggtttcactcatatgtggaatataggaaatagtgcagaggatcatagggaaaggaagggaaaactgaatgggaagaaatcagagagggagagatataccatgagagacttttaactatagaaataaactgagggttgctggaaggcgGAGGGGGGAtcaactgggtgatgagcattaaggaaggcacatgatgtaatgaccactgggtattatgtgcaactgatgaattactgaactctacatatGAAATagtgatgtactatatgttagctagttgaatttaaataaaataataaagtaaaaaagagtACAAACTTGCAATGAGTAGAAAATAAGTTAGATCTAATGCACAGTGTAATGAACATAGACGATATTGTACTACAATCATCGAACTTGCTAAAACAGTAAAACTTAATTATTCCAACCACTTACAAAAAGGgtaattatgtaatgtgatagGGGTGCTAAATATTGCTATAATGGCaattgtattataatatatacatacatcaaatTAACATGTACAACTTAAATTGacataatgttgtatgtcaaatatattcaacaaaaaataaagtacttaaatgaagaataaaattttgtttctatctttaccaaaaaaaagaaaaagagaaaaaaacatcctGAATGCTGACATTGGGAAAAATTAGTTTGTTTCAAAAACAATTGGTTCTGAGGCTCccgagtggttcagtcagttgagtgcctgactcttgatttcagttcaggtcatgatctcagggttgtgatattgagccccacatcctgctctgtacttagcagggagtcttaGCAGGGAATTCTcgctctctccttccctccctccttgcccccacccccacttgtggtctctctctctttccctctcaaataaataaataaataaaatctttaaaaaagaaaagtggtctAAGAAAACTCTTCAAAGAGGCTTAGCCAAGTGGTTTCCTTTGAGAAGTTTCCAGAGGGCTTCCTTCAGATCTCGGTTCCGAAGGCTATATATGAAGGGGTTCAGCATGGGGGTGACCATGGTGTACATCACTGTGGTTGCTATGTCCTTCTGGGTGGTGTGTGTGGATGCAGGGTTGAAGTAGACCCCAATAATGGTCCCATAGAAGAGAGCGACAGCACAAAGGTGAGAGCTACAGGTGGAGAATGCTTTCCACTTCCCCTGTGCTGAGGGCACCTTCCACACAGCCATAGCAATAGGTGTATAAGAGGCCATGATGCACACAAAAGGGATCAGAACAACTGAGCCCCCAAAGACCAACACCAGCATCTCATTGACTTGGGTATTAGAGCAGGAGAGCTTGATCAAGGCATTGAGGTCACAGAAAAAGTGTGGGATCCTATTGGTGCAAAAGGACAAGCGGGTCATCAGGATAGTATGGACCATGGAGATGAGGTTTGCTGAGATCCAGGGGACTGCCACCAGCAAGGCACAACGAAGGACACTCATGATTGTGATGTAGCGTAGTGGGCAACAGATGGCTagatagcggtcataggccatggtGGAAAGAAGGATGCTGTCAGCTGCCCCAAAGGTAATGAAGAAATACATCTGGGTCAGGCAAGCCTTGGAGGAGATGGTGCTGTGCCCACATAGGTGGTTCACCAACATCTTGGGGATGGTGGTGGAGGCAAAGCAGATGTCAAGAAGAGACAGGTtgctgaggaagaagtacatggggctATGGAGGTGAGGGTCCAAGAGGATGGCCAGAATGCTGAGCAGATTCCCCATGCACCCAATCAGATACAGGCTGAAAGACAGACCAAAGAACACCTGCTGCTGCAATGGCTGCTCAGAGAGGCCAAGGAGGATAAATTCAAAGTTCCGGGTCTGATTGTCCATGTCCAAGCAGTATAAAAGCCAAAAACAAGGGCATCAACTGTGAGTGGACTCCTGGAGAAGAAATGGATCATTGCATTATTGTTCTTCTCACCCACCTCTCATGGTGCATCCCactaacctccctgagcctcaggttccttaTCTGTTTCATGGGACTGATCATTCTAACCTCTTAGGATCATTACAAggattaagtgagaaaaaaatgtataagggTCTTAAATCCATACCTGGCATGTAATATGgacaattatttttatcaatgGGAACTTCTAGTGATGCTATCAAAATAAAGAGCGAAGGGCactaaggtgggcacttgacaggatgagcactgggtgttattctgtatgttggcaaattgaacaccaataaaaaataaatttattaaaaaaaaaacaaaataaagagctaTATATGTTAGTTAGCTTGATTGTGGCCATTATTTCATAGTGAGTGCATATATCAAAGCACCAAGTTGTACACCgtaattattatatacatttttatctgCCAATCATACCTCAGGAGTGATGGGGGTAGGGAGAAATAAAGCCTGTAAATAGGCTTAGTATTTccaggatctttaaaaaaaataaaaataaataataatgattaagGGCATCCACTCTGAACCCAGACAGCCTGGGGTTAAATCTCAGTTCTGcaacttattagctgtgtgagttaggcaatttatttaacctctctgtgccttagtattctcatctgtaaagatTACTAATAATAGTAACTGCTCCACAGAGTTGTTGAGAAGATGTAATGGGTTAATATGCAAAATGCTGAACCTTATGAATTTTTCTGAGAGTTAAGTTCTCTTAGTGGCTGAGAGCAAGGGCTCAGGGTTCCAACAGACGCTGTTTGAAAACTACCCCTGACATTCACTGGCTGTGTGAGCCAGTGACAGACACTCCCAAAACCTCAAGTTCTTGGGAGGGTTAAATGAGACAATTAATGTGATACTTtataaaagtttcatttaaagACACCACTTTACAATAACATGTATCTTTTATATCAGCCTCCTTGTCAAGCTGTATAAGCATGGCACAGATTCATTATATCTTGGTGTAGGTTATTTCCAAAGGGAgctaatttcattcattttatgtttcttaacATCAATCTTAATTTGTCCACAAATTCTGGCCCCATGTCCCAGGTGGTGCTTGCATTACCCCGACCGTGGCTTCCACCAGACAGCCCACTGACTCTAAGTCCTTTTAGGCTAAATTATACTGCAGCAATATCCATGCCCAAATCATGGTGGTCGACAGCAATGAAGGCTTATTTCTCTCTCGGGCTACATGCCCATCACGGGTTTGCTATGGCTGTGCTCCATGATGAATTCACTCTAGGGCTCAGGCAGATGGATGAACCTTTGAGTCTGGGACACTGCCAGTTATCACAGCAATGGAAAAAGTGAATTGTAGGCTGGCTCCTAAGAGCCTCTACCAGGAAACAGCCTTCTCTCACCTCCACGCACATTTTAACGGCCAAGTCTGGTGTCAAGGGGGTGGAGAGGTAGAAATTTCACCCGGGGAGCAACAGTACATACTTGTGAACAACAATAGACTCTCCAAACCTTTCCATTCATCTTCTACTGAAGGCTGAGGAAGGGAGTGAATATCTGGGGGGTTTGTGGGGTTTTGGGGGGGGTTTGTATCTCTGACCACCACCCCCATTACCCTGCAGTCCACATACCATATGACATGGTATACTCAGGGTACATctgtgatatgaaaatatctgtaaTACAAGTGGCAGGTGTCTTAGTGTGTGGGCAAGGGTAGAAGTCTCCATTTTCTTCCATACTTACATTTTTCATTCGATGAATTAAATTCATTCTGAATTTCTGGCTCAGCACCCACCTCTTTTCAAATTCCTGCCTGATTATCCTGTTGCTTCCTGGACATCATTCTCAGACACTCCCAGTCCCTCTTGTCTCACAAGGTCTGAAATGGCATCCCTCTGCCAGAGTTGCTGAGGTTGGCACTGGGAGTCATGCATTGCACCATTCTACAGAGCACATAACCTGCACAACTGGGCATTGAGGCCTGGGCACTGCAGTCCACTCCTGTCTTGCCTCTCACTTCCCAACAGTTCCaaatttatggatttttaaacatCGTCTTCATCTCTTGGACAGAAGCAGAAAATTCATTCCCAGAGCAAGCATTCCAACGCAGGTCACTGTGGACTCCCCATGGCCACTCTTGCCATCCCCCATGCAGTCCTGCAAAAAGTGACTCCCTGATAATGTAGGTGGGGATCCAATCCAACTTCACTTTTCCATGGCTCACCACTGTTCCTCCCATTCCCAGACCTCAGTTTCCATCTTCCTGGTTTTATCTCTGCCTTAGAGCCATTGCACCTGTTGTTCCTCCTGCCTAGAAGCCTCTGCCCCAACTTTGCATTACCTTTATGTCTGCAAGGATCCCTTTCTCACTCATCTGTCTATTGGTCAAACCCAGGAATTCTCAACTTGGGctctattgacatttggggccagataatttttTATGGTGGGGACCTCCCTATGTGTTATTGCAGGACTTTGAGCATCACCCCTGGCCAGTAACACCTTCTCACCCCCAGTTGCAATAAGGCCCCTTGGGAAGGAATTGAAATTGCCTCCCATTGAGGATTGCTGATTTAGGTTGAACCCCCTGCTCTCTCCTCCTATAGGACCTACCCAAATCAACTTTGAGTGGGACAATGATATTTATTTGATGGAAATGCACA
This window of the Canis lupus dingo isolate Sandy chromosome 20, ASM325472v2, whole genome shotgun sequence genome carries:
- the LOC112666898 gene encoding olfactory receptor 24-like; this encodes LDMDNQTRNFEFILLGLSEQPLQQQVFFGLSFSLYLIGCMGNLLSILAILLDPHLHSPMYFFLSNLSLLDICFASTTIPKMLVNHLCGHSTISSKACLTQMYFFITFGAADSILLSTMAYDRYLAICCPLRYITIMSVLRCALLVAVPWISANLISMVHTILMTRLSFCTNRIPHFFCDLNALIKLSCSNTQVNEMLVLVFGGSVVLIPFVCIMASYTPIAMAVWKVPSAQGKWKAFSTCSSHLCAVALFYGTIIGVYFNPASTHTTQKDIATTVMYTMVTPMLNPFIYSLRNRDLKEALWKLLKGNHLAKPL